The Candidatus Fukatsuia endosymbiont of Tuberolachnus salignus nucleotide sequence AGCATCGAGCTCGTACCACAAGTATTGGCGTGCGGCGTTAGTGGTGTGGCGGTGGTAAGTGCCATTACACAGGTCAGTAACTGGCGGCAAGCAACAGCCACTTTATTGCAATTGATCGAAAAAAAATAGGTAACCGGTGATGAATGATAACGATTTTTTACGTTACAGCCGTCAACTAATGTTGGAAGAAATCGGCATTGAAAAACAGCGTCAGTTACAGGCGTCCCGTGTACTTATCGTGGGTATTGGGGGACTGGGTTCGCCGGCCGCCCTTTATCTTGCGGCAGCGGGAATCGGCACCCTGTTACTCGCCGATGATGACCTGCTCGATATTAGTAACTTACAACGCCAGATCCTATACCGCACCAGTGATATCAGCCAGAGCAAAGCCAAACTCGCCAAGAATCATCTACATCAACTTAATCCACAGATAAATATTATCGCCATTAACAAGAGGCTTGACGGCCAAAACTTGACGGATACGGTAATCAATGCAGATTTGGTACTCGACTGCAGTGATACTATGCGCTCTCGCCATCAAGTTAACACAGCCTGTGTTACGGCACAGAAAACCCTGATCAGTGGCAGTGCCATGGGTTTTAGCGGACAACTGTTAGTGATCGAGTCACCCTATACCTATGGCTGCTACGCCTGCCTGTATCCCGATCAAAAAATAGCGCCATACAACTGCCGTACTTCTGGGATATTAGGCCCCGTGGTTGGCGTCATCGGCACCTTGCAAGCATTGGAAGCAATCAAAATTCTAACGGGGATACCCTCCCCACTCAGTGG carries:
- a CDS encoding HesA/MoeB/ThiF family protein, encoding MNDNDFLRYSRQLMLEEIGIEKQRQLQASRVLIVGIGGLGSPAALYLAAAGIGTLLLADDDLLDISNLQRQILYRTSDISQSKAKLAKNHLHQLNPQINIIAINKRLDGQNLTDTVINADLVLDCSDTMRSRHQVNTACVTAQKTLISGSAMGFSGQLLVIESPYTYGCYACLYPDQKIAPYNCRTSGILGPVVGVIGTLQALEAIKILTGIPSPLSGKLCLFDGKQHSWHTLQLSRSTHCAVCSRTICEKRA